A window from Peromyscus eremicus chromosome 1, PerEre_H2_v1, whole genome shotgun sequence encodes these proteins:
- the LOC131903862 gene encoding PRAME family member 12-like — protein MSFEPPSKLLELSMKNLLRNEALAISVLQQLPSEFFPSLFKEAFKSRHMKILTAMVAVWPFACLPVGAMMKVPDIVILQAILDGVDVMLIDKAHFRRSKLRVLDLRNMHNVFWDVWPGIQGLDCSKETLSKKQTGNAHFRYAVRRLLKVVTDFDLRFDLNEQQAYLLQWAQQRKGSVRLCCIKMSICVTPLDTIMMVLKTFQPDYIEELELSTNWSLVILSHFAPCFGQMRNLRRLHLARIYMNTDKAVNTLANIEEKCAARFISQIAKLNCLQHLSMDGVYFSSKHMKQLFRCVKSPLETLSVSLCQISQSDLKHLSQCRRLFHLKHLNLFGVALFNLHPTHLLFLLKNVGDTLQSLELEHCRMGDSHLSALLPALSQCLQLTRVNLYDNDLSTYILKELLQSMTHLSKLTEEFYPAPLECYGERGHVLVDKFAKLCPDLLDILRSNRQPKKVSFGTEFCPQCFQRCVYDLKTRLCPCLS, from the exons ATGAGCTTTGAGCCACCATCTAAACTCCTGGAACTCTCAATGAAGAATCTGCTTAGGAATGAGGCCTTGGCCATCTCAGTTCTGCAGCAGCTCCCCTCCGAGTTCTTCCCGTCCCTGTTCAAGGAGGCCTTCAAGAGCAGACATATGAAGATACTGACAGCAATGGTGGCAGTATGGCCCTTTGCCTGCCTCCCTGTGGGGGCAATGATGAAGGTCCCTGATATCGTGATATTGCAAGCTATACTGGATGGTGTAGACGTCATGTTGATAGACAAGGCTCACTTCAG aAGGTCAAAGCTTCGAGTGCTGGACCTGAGAAACATGCACAATGTCTTCTGGGATGTATGGCCTGGAATACAAGGTTTAGACTGCTCTAAAGAGACATTGAGTAAGAAGCAAACAGGAAATGCTCATTTTAGATATGCCGTGAGGAGGCTCCTGAAGGTGGTCACTGATTTTGACCTAAGATTTGACCTGAATGAACAGCAAGCATACTTGTTGCAGTGGGCTCAGCAGCGAAAAGGTTCTGTGAGGCTGTGCTGTATAAAGATGTCAATCTGTGTGACTCCTTTAGACACTATCATGATGGTCTTGAAAACTTTCCAGCCAGACTACATTGAGGAACTGGAACTATCCACAAACTGGTCTCTGGTCATACTGAGTCATTTTGCACCTTGTTTTGGACAGATGAGAAATTTGCGCAGACTCCATCTAGCTCGCATTTACATGAACACCGACAAAGCTGTAAATACCTTGGCAAACATAGAGGAGAAGTGTGCTGCCAGGTTCATTTCTCAAATTGCCAAACTCAACTGTCTACAGCATCTCTCCATGGATGGTGTCTATTTTTCCAGTAAGCACATGAAACAGTTGTTCAG ATGTGTCAAGAGCCCTTTGGAGACTCTTTCTGTCAGTCTCTGCCAAATCTCCCAGTCAGACTTGAAGCACTTATCCCAGTGCAGGAGACTCTTCCATTTGAAGCACCTGAACCTCTTTGGGGTAGCATTATTTAACTTACATCCCACACATCTGCTTTTTCTCCTCAAGAATGTAGGAGACACTTTGCAGAGCCTGGAGTTAGAGCACTGCAGGATGGGAGACTCTCATCTTAGTGCCCTCCTGCCTGCCCTGAGCCAGTGCCTCCAGCTAACCAGGGTCAACTTATATGACAATGACCTATCCACGTATATTCTGAAGGAACTTCTCCAAAGCATGACCCACCTAAGCAAGTTGACTGAGGAGTTCTACCCTGCTCCACTGGAATGCTATGGTGAAAGGGGTCATGTCCTTGTTGACAAATTTGCCAAACTATGTCCTGATCTCCTGGATATACTCCGATCCAATAGACAGCCCAAGAAAGTCTCCTTTGGAACAGAATTCTGCCCTCAATGTTTTCAGCGCTGTGTCTATGACCTGAAGACCAGACTTTGTCCGTGTTTGTCATGA